A window of the Balaenoptera acutorostrata chromosome 13, mBalAcu1.1, whole genome shotgun sequence genome harbors these coding sequences:
- the LIPG gene encoding endothelial lipase, giving the protein MWPGRMRNSSLLLCLWSAYCCFAAGGPATLGPEGRLQDGLNKSRAVPAAAKPPVRFNLRTSEDPEHEGCYLSFGHNQSLEDCGFNVTAKTFFIIHGWTMSGMFESWLYKLVSALQTREKGANVVVVDWLPLAHQLYTDAVNNTREVGHSVARMLNWLQGKEDFSLGDVHLIGYSLGAHVAGYAGNFVKGTVGRITGLDPAGPMFEGVDIHKRLSPDDADFVDVLHTYTRSFGLSIGIQMPVGHIDIYPNGGDFQPGCGLNDVLASIAYGTIAEVVRCEHERAVHLFVDSLVNQDKPSFAFQCTDSNRFKKGICLSCRKNRCNSIGYNAKKMRNKRNSKMYLKTRAGMPFRVYHYQMKIHVFSYKNMGEIEPTFYVTLYGTNADSQILPLEIVEQIGLNATNTFLVYTEEDLGDLLKIKLTWERTSQPWYNLWKELRSYLSQPRRSEQELNIRRIRVKSGETQRKLTFCAEDLENTRISPGQELWFHKCRDGWRMKNETSPTLEHP; this is encoded by the exons ATGGGCTCAACAAATCCAGGGCTGTACCGGCTGCTGCCAAACCCCCTGTGAGATTTAACCTCCGCACCTCTGAGGACCCAGAGCATGAAGGTTGCTACCTCTCCTTTGGCCACAACCAGTCCTTAGAAGACTGTGGCTTCAACGTGACAGCCAAAACCTTTTTCATCATTCATGGATGGACG ATGAGCGGCATGTTTGAAAGCTGGCTGTACAAACTCGTGTCAGCCCTGCAGACAAGAGAGAAAGGAGCCAACGTCGTGGTGGTGGACTGGCTCCCGCTGGCTCACCAGCTTTACACAGACGCGGTCAATAATACAAGGGAGGTGGGACACAGCGTTGCCAGGATGCTCAACTGGCTGCAG GGGAAGGAGGATTTTTCTCTCGGGGATGTTCACTTGATTGGCTACAGCCTTGGAGCTCACGTGGCCGGGTACGCTGGCAACTTCGTGAAAGGCACGGTGGGCAGAATCACGG GTTTGGATCCTGCTGGGCCCATGTTTGAAGGGGTTGACATCCACAAGAGGCTGTCCCCTGACGATGCAGACTTCGTGGATGTCCTGCACACCTACACGCGCTCCTTTGGCTTGAGCATCGGGATTCAGATGCCCGTGGGTCACATTGACATCTACCCCAACGGAGGTGACTTCCAGCCGGGCTGTGGACTCAACGATGTCTTGGCGTCAATTGCATATGGAA caATTGCAGAGGTGGTGAGATGCGAGCACGAGCGGGCAGTACACCTCTTTGTCGACTCCCTGGTGAATCAGGACAAGCCGAGCTTCGCATTCCAGTGCACGGACTCCAACCGCTTCAAAAAGGGGATCTGCCTCAGTTGCCGGAAGAACCGTTGTAATAGCATTGGCTACAATGCCAAGAAAATGAGGAACAAGAGGAACAGCAAAATGTACCTAAAAACCCGGGCAGGCATGCCTTTCAGAG TTTACCATTATCAGATGAAAATCCATGTCTTCAGCTACAAGAACATGGGAGAAATCGAGCCCACCTTTTATGTCACCCTTTACGGCACCAATGCAGACTCCCAGATTCTGCCTTTGGAAAT AGTGGAGCAGATCGGGCTGAATGCCACCAACACCTTCCTGGTCTACACCGAGGAGGACTTGGGAGACCTCCTGAAGATCAAACTCACCTGGGAGAGGACTTCTCAGCCCTGGTACAACCTGTGGAAAGAGCTTCGCAGCTACCTGTCTCAGCCCCGCAGGTCCGAGCAAGAGCTGAATATCAGACGCATCCGGGTCAAGTCTGGGGAAACCCAGAGGAA ATTGACTTTTTGTGCAGAAGATCTTGAGAACACTCGCATATCCCCTGGCCAAGAGCTCTGGTTTCACAAGTGTCGGGATGGCtggagaatgaaaaatgaaaccaG TCCAACCCTGGAGCATCCTTGA